The region TAGGAGAATTACAGCAAACAAATCAATGccttaaaaaaagatttctgaacatttaaaacactttagttgtggtaaaaatacaatatattccCAATGAAGAAGCACCACGTCAAAAAGTTGTTGATGTCATTCCTCTGCTGTTGTTAAAATGGTGTTGATGCGTCTGAAACAAGAAAGAAGAGGCCTCCATATAATCGATTTGCAGAACTAAGAACTAAAACATTTGACAATAATAAGAGTTCCTACTGTATATTAGCACTGACTGTAATAGAGCATACTGTGATAATCATTAAAAGGGCTCCCACTTACAGAGTCAGTGTTTCAAGCCACCAGAGAATCTTTAGGAGTCGCCATTGGTTTGACTGTAACCATTTCCTACAAAACAGGACCAACACTTTAAAATCGACAAGCTCCACAGCAGCATTTATTTCAGCACTTTAGTGATTTTTGAGGATGACTTTGAATGTGAAAATCCTACAATACCTGTGTATCCGTTGAGATGGCGATGAGTTGAACCGTTTGTGGGTGAGGTGTGGTGGGAGGGCGGTAGATGGTCACTGCTGCCATCAGCGTACTCTGTGCGCCGGCGTTTTTCTGGCAAAATACCATTGTTATGTTTAGTGTCCTTGATGTCATAGTAATGTCGCTTGCggctctccctctcctcactGTTTCTGTTCTCGTGGCTCCGAGCTGCTCCTAGACTGTGCTGCTCGGCCTCGCTGTCCCGCTGCcgcctcttcttcttcttcttcttcttcttcttcgtttCAGTAGCTCGGTCTGAATCCACATCAGAGCTTCTATAGGGAGGCGGGAAACACACCATGATTAATCTCAATCCACGACTAAATCCAAGACTAACTGAGGCAGCAGGCTTTGTCGTCAGCTAAAGACAAATAATGTAGGGCTACAACTCACAAGTATttccattatcgattaatcgttaAGTCAATAGAATATCagacaattgtgaaaaaaatgcccatcacaacttcagagcccaaggtgacgtcttcaaatgtcttgttttctaaaagtctaaaaccccaaaatattcagtttactatgttatgacagaaaagcaacaaatccttacatttgagaggctgagAATGGTTTGCATTTTTTCCATTATTGCTTGAAAAATTGCTAATTCAATTAATTATACAAATTGTTATAGCAGATaatttttctgtcgattgactaattgattaattgactaatagtttcagcCTAAAAATAATGAGAAGGAAATTATGCAATTCACTTTACAATGGAGGAGAGTACAACTGATGGTGATCTTCTAACACTGAATGATTGTGCAAAATGGCAAGTATTACAATCCAAAACAAAATTTACACAAAGATGTGTCATGCAGCATGGAGGCAAAGATAGCGTTACTCACCCGCTCTCACGGTGCCGCTCTTTATCCTTtgacttcttctttttcttgctctttttgtgttttctagAGCGACGGGCCTCAGAGCTGTCATCCCTCTCCTTGCTCAGAGGATCAGCAGTCCTCTTGTGATTTTGATCCTCCCTGTTTGGAGCAGATTCAAACGTGGAGAGACGAGCCCGAGGGGGTGAGCCCTTGGACTTTGTGGAGGTTTCTGGCACTATGGCAGGTGAGGAATTCTCCTCTTTTGACGAGTAATAGTCCCTCTCCCTGCCGTTGCTCTTGTCCTTCACCACCCGGGACTCTCGACTCTCGTCCTGCCACCTAGAGCGACTATGAGACTCCTCACGGTAGGGATAACAGTGTCCCCTCCGCCCACGGTCAGAGTTCTCTCTGGACCGGTGGTGGTGATAGTAGTGGTAATGGTGAGAGCACCTGTCACGATCGCGCCCCCTGGGGTGGTGAGTCCGCTCCCAGTGACGCTCAGACTCCCAGTCCCTGTAGTTACGATCATGAGGAGGCAAACGATCCCTGTACGAGCGATGATGCCGATAATCGTGGTAGTCCCGTCTGTACCGATGACGATCACCGTCACTTTCTCGCTCCTGACTCCTGTCCCTGTAgtgtctctccctgtctctgctcgAGTCAGAGTACAGTcggtctctctccctgtctcggGAAGATTGTCCTTCATTGCTTCTAGAACTGGGCTTGGTTTGGTGTTGCTCCTTAGCATCTGTACGTCCTTCAGTCGCTGCTGACGGACCACTGGTCTGTGGTAGATCTATTGTTTCATCCCCACTTCTGCTAACCTTCTGTGGAGCTGCAGAGGCCCCGTTGGTGCTTTGGGAGCAGTCTGGCAGGGTGGATAAGGCCGCAGGGCTAGAAGAAGCAGATTCTCTAGATGTGACAGAATGGGTCTTTGTAGCAGTAGCTGAAGGTGGAGAGCTAACAGCGGAGGATGCTGTATGCTGAGGCAGGGGTTCAGACACAGTTTTAGCCCTTGTGTCAGGAGTGGAGAGGTGCTGGCTTTCACTGGCAGCAGGATGGATGCTCTGAGAAGAACTGGCATGGGATGAGGCAGAAGTATGTGCCTCTTtgctggaaaaacaaacaaaatatacaagcatataaatattgttttatatcaCACTTTCAGGGTGCAATGTCTGTGCATAGTGTAAAAATTTGAGAAAAACGCAAATGTCAATGTAACCAAGTAGATTTTAAAACTAATTAGTCATTCCTCACTActcaaagaatatttttttaaactgcttaATACGTGGTTGAAGGAGCAATAACTTTAGATTGCTAATCTTACCTTTGACCATGGTCACTGACTAGCCCATTAGCAGCAACAGTAgccacagaggatgaactgcCATGATTACTGCCAGAGATCTGAGGAGCAAAAACAAGACATGATTATAAATTCAGACACAAAACTCCTGTTCATTAAGTTGTTAATATATTATGAAGAGAtagcaaaaacacaaagcatatCATTTACTTTATCAGGGGTGTTGTGTCCATTCACTTTGTGGTGTCCATAATGGTGGCCGTTTTGACTGGATTTCGAGGTGCCATGGGTTGGTCCATTTAATCCGTTACCATTGCGGTGCATCCCTGACTCTCCGTTGGTGGGTTTAGGAGAATTATCAAAGCCCTCTCCTGTTCTGTTGTTTCCATTAAGGTGAGACTTGGCTAAACGGCCGTTATCCAGAGTGCCACAGTTCTCCTGGTCCGATTCCTCAGAAGACTCTTGGCCGTACGGCACCAAGAATGACGCTCCATTCCCTCCAGTGTGGTGATCCCCGTTACTGCAAGACGTGCCGTTAACGCGATTAAGCTGACGTGGAACAAATCGAATGTCTGAGTGGACGTCTGAGGTAGACTGTGAGGAGGAtagagagctggaggaggagctgctgctggcagAGGACGGCTGGCTGtaagaggacgaggaggaggatgggCGGTTCTGTCTGCCTTGTCCAATGAAGAATGAAAGCTTCTGCCGTTTGTCGTGGTCTGGGATCATTGTGGGCCGGCTGATTGAGTGGGAgatggaagaagaggaagaggccaGTCCATGGCTAGGTTTTCCCACAACACTGCTGCTGGTACTGGGCTTGGAGTTGGTTGGATAGTCCCTCAGAGATCCATTCCCATTAACATGGAGAGTGCTCTGAAGAGATAACAAAAAGGACACAAGAACATGTTTGAGTGTCTAGCTCAAACACTGGCTATATATCTTAAATTGACAACATTCAAATATGTATTTAGATGCAAGAAAGTCTGCAGTACCTTGGTCATGTGTGGTGGCAGCTGGGGACCTATGAAGCCAATGTTGTTGTGGTGGACGGTGGTGTTGATGCGGGGTATCACCACCGGTCGTGGAGACGACTGACCAGGGATGCCTGGGTTATGGCTCATGTGGCTGTAGTCCCCTGCTTTCTTCACATCACTGGACCTAGTGACACAAAAGAAAGGTACATTAGTAACAGGAAACATGTGAAATGACCAATGTTAATTGAGTGAGAGGGTTCATATTAAAGATTTTGAGACTTTTGGGGTGGGTATCTATTGCAGTATTGGTTGTGTGACCAGAGTTGAAATTTACCTTGCGAGGCAGCTGGATTCGCGAGATCACGAGATCACACGAGAATCCATCTTGCCAGGCTTCAAGTTATGCGCTTGTGGCCGAACCACAGTGGTTCGGACCAATCAGCGTCCTATGAAGAACTACTGGCAGCTACGGGCGTGGTTTAGGTGTGACGATAGTGAGAAGAGTAGCGACTGTTCGTtcgaaaaaaacaaaacaatggaggCTCCTAAAGAGGTTAGCGTAGATGCTGCTATAGCATCAGTTATATCAGAACTGTAGAGTATTTCTTCATtgaaagaagaacaaagaacGGCACTGAAGGCTTTTCTCGATGAAAAAGATGTTTTCACTCTTCTCCCGACTGGCTTCGGCTCTCCTACTACATCATATGGTTCGTTGATCTGATTGGTTGAAGTTAGCCCGTGATAGACGGTGATAGACCGATGATTCATCCAATCACCTGCCAAGTATTTTTGGAAAGTGCCTGCCTTTTTTCCAAATAGTTTCCAAGGacaacttctcagatggttctGTGTAACAAACCATCTAGTGCGTCAGGTTAAGTTGCAATACCACAAAGGTAACAATTTAAAGCATCATTCAAGGCtatatttaaactttaaaaggtTGAGTACAACGGGGCCAACCTAAAGTAAATCGTTGCTTTGATTACATTTCTGTTATGCTCTACACATTAATTCTGAATTCAAGCTCCCTTATGacccaataaaataaaataaaaatgatggttTACTCACTTGATGTAGAAAAGGACATAGGCCTGCTGGTTGAGAACAGACCTAATGTCACTGACAGATACAGAGGAGTCGTTCATCTGATACCACTGCCCGTTGCTTCCCTGGCAGACACAACAGAACAGTTGGCAGGTTTTAACATATTTGCTAAACATAATCATCATTGTTACACATCCTccatttcaaaatgttacttttttcagtttctgaaTTGCCTTTGAAGTGTTAAATATAATAAAGGTTGAGAAATTTCAACTGTCAAGTACAAATATCATCATATATAAATGTGCTATCATACATAttataacatatttttttaagtagTAGTATTTTCTAAGTTAAGACCTCAGTCTGTTAAGAGCAGGAGTTGTAGGAACTAAACTGTTATAGTGAGTTGTTGagtgtgtgttatagtgtgATAGAGAgacaaatgtgtgcatgtgtacttgGCAACAGCAGCGTCCTGATAGATTAGAACAGTGGTCCATAGCAGTGCCAGTACCTTAATATAGCAGAAGTAGTGTCCAGCATGACAGCTGAATCCAGAGTGGACCAGCACAGCATACAGTCCGTAGACCTGGGGGTCCCCTTGGGACTGAGACATGAAGGGCCGCAAGTCCAGGTACTCTGGATATTTCACATCCTGATGACCAAAAAACTGttgattaatatatatatatatatatatatatatatatatatatataaaaaaaaatcttaataaaaacactaaattacGGTTGCTGTCCTATAGCTATATCATGGCTCTCGATATTATAGTCCACACATGTCATGGTACCTTTGTGATTTTGCCTCCACTAAAGTTTGCAAAGCGTTTGAGTGAGAGGGTGAGCACATTGGAGTTGCGGTGGATGGTAAATCTCTTTGAGGCTGTGACCATTTTTTTGCAcctaagaaaaacaaatgttcagtTAGTTAGCTGGCAAAccaacatataaataaacaaacaaataaaacactggctctttttttttgtcatctttgCTGAATTCCGTTGAAAAACAACTTACTTGGTGCATTTGTAGGCGTTCTCTCCATCCAGCTGTTCTGGCTTGACAAACTGCTCCAGAGCCTTGGAGACACTGGGAGCTGTCTGCATGCAGAGAAAAATCgtttttattagttttctgAAGATCCTTGCAAAAATCTGAATTAATTGGTTTGTTACAGATTTGCAGTAAAACAGAGACCCACAAGTGACAATGAATTGTGTCTTACCTTAATTTCCAGAGTAATATCCAGAAAAGGGTCAAATGTATCAGATACTGCTTTgcagtttaaacatttaactgaaaaagaaaaatcagagtATATTCATAAGCTTAGCAaagctgtaaaacaaacaaacaaaaaacatgacattgtgtagaagaaacaaagaaacgCTAATAACTTACCTCTGGACCTTAGATACCCGCCAAATACTTGATGGATGAAAGTGGTTGCCTGCGTTTGCCTGTCCAATCTGTGACAGAGATAAATATGAGGATGAAAAACAACCAATAAGGGTAATGACATAATAGACTGGTTGCCTTATTAatctaacacacaaacaaacaaacattttctggctACACTGGAACAGAGaaaaaatatcactttacagTATTTTGCACCGACAAGTCACAACATATTAAAGACCAAAGAGCAGGAGCGAGAAAGGGAAGAATTAGAGCAAGAGTAATTAGTTGAGAGGCCACATGTTACTACAGAATAAGAATCAACTTGATACTTGAGGTTCCTaaaaccctttttaaaaaagtccCCTGAGAACCACAATGGCCAGCCCAGTGTATCTATtaaacatgcatgtatgtgtgcataacATACTCGGCAATGGCTCTACACTGATTTCATATATTTcagcagaaaaacatgaatactTCAATGTATCTACATATAGATAAACATTTATGCAAGATTTAGACTGAAAGTTTAGATTGGAAGGCCTTTGGTGAATGTTCTGTGGATCAGCACAATACAGAATACATagaatatagtatatatattaacatcaaataactaattatttaataaaagccAAAAAGATTGTTAAACTTTCTAGGTAAACATATGATGGTTTTGTAAATAGATGAAACTTACTTGGTTCCAGGTAAGCAGGACTTTTGCATAGCATCCACTGTGTACCGCAGGAACTCATGGGCATCCTCCTGGCTTCCATAGCGGAAGTGCTTTGCAATCcctgtgtggggaaaaaaacaaaacaaaaacaaacacaaaatagtaaGACATAAGAAGTTGATAAATGATATCACACTTACACGCAGATGTAAAGTTAAAAATTCCCACCAGAAAATTTCCCTCCAAAATTAAAAACGTAAACAGCCACACAGCGCCTCCTGTCATTCATTTCAgataaacattttgtgaaaggGTACAACTTCAGTGTTTTAGCTCTACAGACAACCACTTACTTTTGAGCTCATTGAGCACACCAATGGGCTTTATGACATTCCCAGAGTTGGCAAAAACCTGAATGATGTGATTTTGCATGGTGCACATCATACAGAAGCCCGGCTCGTGACCTACGGCAGGGACAGATGGACAAAACATTGATGAGTAAGACATGAATCAGGCAAGACAGCAGCTCATAGATCCTGAAGAAGTGACCAAGACTGATGTGATAATTATTGCATGACTGTACAATTACACAAGAAATTACTTGGTGCAAAGCACATTGAAACACTAACTTACAGGTTTTGGAGTGTTCCCGTGTCAGCATGTAGTTGGCAAACGGAGGGGTGTAGGTGAGACATTGCAGGGCTGAGTTGAGAAAGCAGGTGTTCCCCATGTTCTGCAGGCCTGCACCAACGCGGTGAACCTGGGTCCATTTTAGGTTGAGCCGCTCTGGAGGGAAGAGGACCTTCTGGGGCAAGTCAATGCCGTCATCACTGCTTAtcactggacacacagagacaacatCATTACTAAAAATTAGATTCAATGCATTTGCCAGGTCAAGGACATCAacaaatatctgtatatatgcTACTTTGCCTTTGTAAGTAGATACTGACACATAGTAACAGAACATCAGGACCTTACAGTCATAGCTTTCAGTCTAAACTGATAATATAAAGTGATTTGCACTGCTAAGTAAGACTGTAAAATAAGCTGAAGGATAAAAGACAAGACATAGtttgctttctcttttgtttctgcTTGCCAGGCTGCTGCTCTTTATGTCAAAACAACAATTGCGCCAGAGGCTCTAGTGATTGATCATGCTCTCAATTCAAAACTGGCTTGATTATGTAACTGGATGAATGAAAGTAGAGTAGAAGCAGCAACACAAGATCCACAAAACCAGTTGTATCAAACTCTCATACAGAAACAGTAGCACAAAGTTTTGCTTCATTagtacagttttgttttatttatgtataaaatTACCGGATAACAGTTATCAATTTGATTGCAAGAGTATGTCACTTAAATCAAATACAGCCAATTCAATGACAGAATATGAAAATCAGCAACATGCTCTATTTTGTAAAAACTACTTAATTATGTTAAGATAGCCAggtctgaaaaacattttgttttgaacCTGCATTTGTTATGAGACATAAAGTGTAGATCAGCATTTCAAATATGGACGGGAAAATACTGACCCTTGGTATTAGCCTCAAATGCATGCATAATTGTACTGCTTGACAACAGAGGCCTGGTAACTCTTCCATGTGTCTACTGTGTGAGGGATAAATGGAGGGTAAGGCAGAGAGTACAACTTAGCTGAGCTCGGCTCAGCGCACAATGGAATACGTGTGACCAGTCAACATCCTAAATAGTTTCCTCCCAGCTTTCAAGACACatgtattaaaaacacagctgatAAAAGCCAGTGCTCTTACCTTGCTCCTTGGGCCGATCCACAGAGGAGGGCGTACTGTTGTAGACTGCAGCTCCAGGCGTTGGGCCCAGGCAGCCTCCTGGAGCCTTCAGCCTCGGAGAGTCACTGGGCATGGTGGGTCCCACTGCCCAGCTGCTGGAACAGCTGCCGTCCATCCCCACGTCACCACTGGTGAAGGGAGATCGCTTACACCCGACTGACTCGTGGTCAGACTTTTCTGAAGATCTGTCAACTATGGTCATTGTTCATTGCTGTATGAGGGGCAGAAACACATAAGTATACAACTTTATGAGCTGCAGAAAATACAGATTAAGCCCAAggtgtttttcatttctgttgttgttttatatgGAGACACATCTGTGTGTGGGGCACATCCTGGCACAAACTAAATGTCTTGTCTTGAGAAGCTGTATTCAAATATAGAGTAATACAATTTTCTTAACTTGACTGTTCTAGATAAGTGAAACGCACACTAAATTATGCATGTCTTTTCATTCTCAGAGACCATATTGCCCACAACTAATTTGgataacattacatttacattacaaccACTAAACGCCATAGCTAAAGTATCACTATTTATCACAAATAATCACTTACAAAGTGCAGTCAAATACATTGTATTATCTGAATTAGTCAGTTTTGCTGTTATCTAGTACTATCACCTATAGCAAACAGTCAGAATGTAATATTAGATCAGGTgatatattttaagaaaaaatccCCTTTTCACTATATTTGAAAAATCAAGAACAGAAACCAAGCAACTGTATAGCAgattatttatatagcctaaCAAAGTAACCAAGCTCAGTGGGAGCAGTCTGAAATACCTAAATCTCTCAGCAGTGAATTCTGGTGGCATGTTATTATTATACCTAGCATTGTATATTATGACTAAACAAGAGACCACAATGGCTTGATGTTGGAGAAAACATCAAGGCTGACTGATTACACTTAGCAAACGTATCACTTAACAAAAgctataaacaaaataatagcAGGGACTGTAAGTGAGTTAACAGTTACACATTTGTCATTCAGCCTCCGCTCGTACCTAAAACTAAATTAAGTTAGCTCTTGGTGATAGCCATTTATGGGCACCTTGCAAGGTTGCTTTTAAAAAGCAAACGTCAGAAAACACTGGCAAGGTATTAACTTCTACTTTCAAAACGGCAAACTTCTAAAACCTAACATGAAAATTATTTAGCCGTGCTAAAGTTATCAAGTAAACGTTACTAGTTTAAAAAGTCGACTGAGGAAATGTCCTGGTCGGAAGCACGTCTACAACAACAGCTGTTCCCTCCCACCCGCTCCGGCAGAGCAGACTGGCTCACGTTGGCTAACAGACGGCAGCTAGGCCTTTAACACGCAGCGCCAATAAAcctcaataaaacacacattaaacctTCGTTAACCCTTGTGGGAGACGGAGCACCGATTAAAAGCTCACCTTTCTCGTCGAAGACTGGAACAGAATGGCTAATGAAGAGCGAGCGATTCGCGAAGCCACAAATACCATGGAAACAGCGAACGTAACACATAGCTACCGAACT is a window of Siniperca chuatsi isolate FFG_IHB_CAS linkage group LG20, ASM2008510v1, whole genome shotgun sequence DNA encoding:
- the usp42 gene encoding ubiquitin carboxyl-terminal hydrolase 42 — translated: MTIVDRSSEKSDHESVGCKRSPFTSGDVGMDGSCSSSWAVGPTMPSDSPRLKAPGGCLGPTPGAAVYNSTPSSVDRPKEQVISSDDGIDLPQKVLFPPERLNLKWTQVHRVGAGLQNMGNTCFLNSALQCLTYTPPFANYMLTREHSKTCHEPGFCMMCTMQNHIIQVFANSGNVIKPIGVLNELKRIAKHFRYGSQEDAHEFLRYTVDAMQKSCLPGTKLDRQTQATTFIHQVFGGYLRSRVKCLNCKAVSDTFDPFLDITLEIKTAPSVSKALEQFVKPEQLDGENAYKCTKCKKMVTASKRFTIHRNSNVLTLSLKRFANFSGGKITKDVKYPEYLDLRPFMSQSQGDPQVYGLYAVLVHSGFSCHAGHYFCYIKGSNGQWYQMNDSSVSVSDIRSVLNQQAYVLFYIKSSDVKKAGDYSHMSHNPGIPGQSSPRPVVIPRINTTVHHNNIGFIGPQLPPHMTKSTLHVNGNGSLRDYPTNSKPSTSSSVVGKPSHGLASSSSSISHSISRPTMIPDHDKRQKLSFFIGQGRQNRPSSSSSSYSQPSSASSSSSSSSLSSSQSTSDVHSDIRFVPRQLNRVNGTSCSNGDHHTGGNGASFLVPYGQESSEESDQENCGTLDNGRLAKSHLNGNNRTGEGFDNSPKPTNGESGMHRNGNGLNGPTHGTSKSSQNGHHYGHHKVNGHNTPDKISGSNHGSSSSVATVAANGLVSDHGQSKEAHTSASSHASSSQSIHPAASESQHLSTPDTRAKTVSEPLPQHTASSAVSSPPSATATKTHSVTSRESASSSPAALSTLPDCSQSTNGASAAPQKVSRSGDETIDLPQTSGPSAATEGRTDAKEQHQTKPSSRSNEGQSSRDRERDRLYSDSSRDRERHYRDRSQERESDGDRHRYRRDYHDYRHHRSYRDRLPPHDRNYRDWESERHWERTHHPRGRDRDRCSHHYHYYHHHRSRENSDRGRRGHCYPYREESHSRSRWQDESRESRVVKDKSNGRERDYYSSKEENSSPAIVPETSTKSKGSPPRARLSTFESAPNREDQNHKRTADPLSKERDDSSEARRSRKHKKSKKKKKSKDKERHRESGSSDVDSDRATETKKKKKKKKKRRQRDSEAEQHSLGAARSHENRNSEERESRKRHYYDIKDTKHNNGILPEKRRRTEYADGSSDHLPPSHHTSPTNGSTHRHLNGYTGNGYSQTNGDS